CATGTAGTGCTCTAGTTAAGATTAGAACAATAGGCGCCTACGGCGCAAATCAAAAGGACTCAACCTCTTCCATTGTTGCCAATAAATCGTTTATCCTATCGCCATGCACGCATATAAACCCCTGAAACAATTATTTAATAGTCAAAATAACTGGCTTAAATTTCTTCATAATAACAAAGCTAACCTAAGAGCGGTCGTGATTGAAAATGTCACAAAGATGCTGTCCTGTGGGACAGCGGCTTTTGGCTCTCGCGAATATCATTGTTGCAACCCTGACTGTACCCATATCAAATATATTCACCAAACCTGTAAATCTCGAGCGTGCAGTAGCTGTGGCATGAAAGCCACAGAGCGATGGATACAAAAGCAACAACATGTCTTCCCTGAATGCGAATATCAACACATCACCTTTACCCTTCCAAACACGCTATGGCCTATCTTTCGTCATAACCGTTGGCTGTTAAATAAATTATTCAAATGTGCTGCAAACATTCTGCTGGGATGGGCAAAAGATAAAGGAATAGATGTCGGTATCTTTTGTGCTCTTCATACTTACGGTCGAAAACTGAATTGGAATACGCACTTACATTTATCGGTCACTCGTGGGGGAATTTGTGAACGTACCGGTTTATGGAAACCCATTTACTTCCAAATGAAAACGACAGAGCCTTGTTGGAGAGCGGCTATCGTCAGTTTATTGGGTAAGGCTTATGATGAGCTTGATTTATCAAGCGAAGAATGCCCCTATATCCGTAATAAAACGGATTGGTCACGCTTTTTAAGCAGTCAATATAATCGTCGTTGGAAGCTTCATTTTGCTAAAAAGACAAATAATGTAAAACCGACGATGAACTATCTTGGTCGGTATTTAAAACGGCCCCCGATTTCAGCGTCACGTTTAAGTCATTACGCCAAAGGCGGAATGATAACGTTTAATTATTTAGACCATCGAACAGGAACAACAGACAGCCTAACATTATCACCAGAAGAGATGATAAGACGGATAGTAGAGCACTATCCTGATAAACATTTCAAGATGATCCGATACTACGGTTTTTTATCAATGCGTCGTCGTGGAGAAGCTCTGCCTAGAGTTTATGCAGCTTTAGGTATGACAATAGAAGCTGAGCCGAAAATGCCAGGGTATGCCGCAATGTTAAAAGGATATGTAAAAGTAGATCCGTACGAATGTATTTTATGTGAAAGTCGTCTGGTGTTTACGAATTTCCGAGTCGGAAATTCGGTCAATGATTTAGTCACCCATGCGATAGTTCAGTCAGAATTGAGGGCAGCATAATAAGGTTTGTAGGATAAGTGTATCTAAAACTCATGAAATAGGGCTAAAACAGTTATAAAATCCCCGATAATTATATTTTCGATACCTTTTAAAAAAACAGCGATGGTGAAATTGGCTTTTTTAGACGGGCCAATGCTAACTCAGCAACATTCAAATTCCTTACCTTGTACTTGAGAGTTCACTGATTGCAGTAGAAATTACCTCTACTTGAGCTAACTCACTTTGAATATTTTTAGCTGTATTTTGCATGACAACAATAAGCTCTTCAGAAGAAGAACTAACTTGCTCTGAAACCGAAAATAACCCCCCAACAATCCCTTGTAACTTCGATATTACACCTTGGTAATCTTTTGATAGTCTTGCTAATTCATTTTCCCCACTAATAACCTCTGAAGAGTTATTTAAGTCTCCTAATGAGAGGCTAGTAATGCCCTCTGAAATTCCTTTCATTGATTTTTCAAATCGAGTAATAATAAAAAAAGAAACAATAATTGATATGGTAATCGAACCTAAAAATACAAGCCCTATAATTATCATTGAATTATTAAACAGCTCATCCCCAAGATTACTTGCAGCTACAGAATCTTTTTCATTTAAATCAATCAAAGCAAGCAGTAGTTCACTATAATCATTATAGCATTTCTGGTGAGAAGTAAAATGAAACTTAGCCGCTTGCTCCATCCTGCCTTCATCAATCAGAGTAATTAATTTTTTTGACTCTGTTTCATATATTTTAAACGTTCTTTCAAACTCATCAAATAAAGTACCTTCTTGTTTTGATGAGATAAAATTGCGATATTTTCCTATAATTTCATTTATTTCTTTCAACTTCTTATTATATACATCAATAGTTTTAGTAGAGTCTTTTAAAATAATCATTTCTGATTCTTCTAGGCGAAAATCAGAAGTTTGAGTATTTAAACTCCCAAGAAGTTTAGTCGAAGGTAACATGTTTGTTGCTATTTCTGTTGATTGAGCATTTATCTTATCTGTTTGATTTAAAGAGACCATTAGAATTACCATCATACCAATAATTGGAATTAGAGCTATTGATAGTAATAAATAACGTATTTTGATATTGTTCATATGATTCCTAATTTAATCATAAATTGATGAGCTGTAATTTTCCCTACGACACATGAAACGAAACCTGCGTATCTTATGTCACACTTACCTGCAGCAGCATTAAATCTTTTCTTCATGCTACTCGCTAGATAATAATATCGTCACTTTTACTTAAAACTTGAGAACTTAAGAACTTAATTGATAAATACGTAAGTATTAATTCAAAGCTAACGTGATCACGTAACGTTCATATATGGAAATGGCTACCTAATTCTACATATCCCTCTAGTGCAATGATGCATTGTATATATACCTGTAGCACTTCAATTTGCAGAGTAAAATCGCTGAAAGTTGTCATTTATTCTCGTATTTAAATCAGCACCAATAGATGGCAAAGTAGAATCAAAAAAATGATTGATACTTTCCCTAAATAATTTTGCAGTCGAAAAATAACGATTATTTCTAGCATATTCATTCATGACTTTCTACAGCCGTTCTATCGGGTTAAAATTTGGACTGTAAGGTGGAAGGTAGTGAAGTGTTATTCCACACTCTTTTACTTTATCAATCACAGCATGAGAGCGGTGATAACCAGCACCATCAAGCACTAAATGAATAGCTTTTTAAGCCTTATAATATCGCTTTATTTCATCTAAAAAGTGAATGATACTCTCACTATTGACTGTTTTATATTGTGCTGTAACTGCGTTAGCTAAATTACCCAACTCGATGGTACCAACGATATTTAATCGTGTTCGACTGCCTGTAGTTTCAATCGTATTATCTATCCCTGTTCGTATCCAATCTGACGTTATTTTTGTTGCTTGTGTTGAATGTACCGCATCCATAAACAATAATATGTCATCATTAGTTAACTCCCGCTTTAAGGCTTCATACTGCTCGACAAAAGTGGCTTGTTTTTCAAGATCGCACTTATGAGGTACGCCTTTGGGTTGTTTATAACTAAAACCATGTTGATGAAGCCATTTATTCATACCTGAAACAGAATAACAAATAGACCAAGCATCTTGAATATACTGACAAATTTGATAGGTATGAAAGTAGGTGTTTTCGGTAAGATGAGAAATCAGTAAGTCTGTTTTATCTGCATTTAAATGACTGTCTGAGCCACCATTATTTGATGTTAACTTTTGCTTAATTAAAAATCATTAATATGAAGAGAGATCGTGGATTTATGAATGCGTAATGCCTGAGCAATCATTGATACTTTCCAGCCTTCAGAGCGTAATAAAACCGCTTTAATACGATCACGTTCATTCCCGTCTCTCACTTTTGAATGACGTAATTCTAATGCTGATTTTAGCTCTACTGATAATTTAATTTTATTCATTCCAGTATTCTGATCCTATTTACACAAAAATCAATCATCTTCATTGATCACGGGTATACATTCGTCTTCTCTTTGCCATGCAAAACACGTCTATCTAAATGAGGGTTATGTCTAAAAATCAGAATTCACATTTAGTAAGGTAAATCTCTGGGTTTACAAATTCGATGCGCGATATGCCCCTTATTGTTACATCCGTAAGTTAACCTATAAAAACCATTAGGCAGATAATATTTTTAAGGTATAATTGGAAGACAATTTTTGATCGTAACACACCGACAAAAATACTCATGCTTATGACGGCGATTTCCGTTATAAGTGTACATTATAACTATTGAACAGAGCTCACTATGAAAACACGTTTCTTACCCTTGTTATTCCTTATTTCTTCTAGTGTCTACGCCGCAAACCATCAAATTGGCGTTGGGATTGGTTACGGCGGCACCGAAGGGTCAAATGATTGGACTGACTCAGGTTTCGCGAGTAAAATTGACTATTCTTACCAGTTTCATCCTAATTTCTCTACAGAGATTGGTTATGCAGGAATCGATGGTATGACCAGTAATGTTATTTCCACCGCTTTTGACCAATCCAAACAGCACGTGAAGTACTCCACAGGCTACCTCGGCCTCAAAGCCAGTCTTTATCCTGTTTCGTTTTTCAATATCTATGCGCTGGGTGGTGCCAACTACTCAAACGTTGAGAAAACCTTTACCCCAACGGGTCAGGCAGAGAGAACGGTGTCTCACAAGGGCCTCAATCCATATTATGGACTTGGGGCTGAGGTTGTTGCCTTCAGCACGATCGGCTTCAATGCCGAATACCGTAAATTTATCTTAGCCAACGATTTCGAATCCGATGTGTTCTTTGCTGGGCTGAATCTTAAGTTCTAGCTAAGTATATTAGCTCAAGCGAGGCAAATTCCATCTTCAGCTGTATCACTTTTAGGTTAATTCGAAAATAATGAACAATAGGCGCCTACGGCGCAAATCAAAAGGACTCAACCTCTTCCATTGTTGCCAATAAATCGTTTATCCTATCGCCATGCACGCATATAAACCCCTGAAACAATTATTTAATAGTCAAAATAACTGGCTTAAATTTCTTCATAATAACAAAGCTAACCTAAGAGCGGTCGTGATTGAAAATGTCACAAAGATGCTGTCCTGTGGGACAGCGGCTTTTGGCTCTCGCGAATATCATTGTTGCAACCCTGACTGTACCCATATCAAATATATTCACCAAACCTGTAAATCTCGAGCGTGCAGTAGCTGTGGCATGAAAGCCACAGAGCGATGGATACAAAAGCAACAACATGTCTTCCCTGAATGCGAATATCAACACATCACCTTTACCCTTCCAAACACGCTATGGCCTATCTTTCGTCATAACCGTTTGTTAAATAAATTATTCAAATGTGCTGCAAACATTCTGCTGGGATGGGCAAAAGATAAAGGAATAGATGTCGGTATCTTTTGTGCTCTTCATACTTACGGTCGAAAACTGAATTGGAATACGCACTTACATTTATCGGTCACTCGTGGGGGAATTTGTGAACGTACCGGTTTATGGAAACCCATTTACTTCCAAATGAAAACGACAGAGCCTTGTTGGAGAGCGGCTATCGTCAGTTTATTGGGTAAGGCTTATTATGAGCTTGATTTATCAAGCGAAGAATGCCCCTATATCCGTAATAAAACGGATTGGTCACGCTTTTTAAGCAGTCAATATAATCGTCGTTGGAAGCTTCATTTTGCTAAAAAGACAAATAATGTAAAACCGACGATGAACTATCTTGGTCGGTATTTAAAACGGCCCCCGATTTCAGCGTCACGTTTAAGTCATTACGCCAAAGGCGGAATGATAACGTTTAATTATTTAGACCATCGAACAGGAACAACAGACAGCCTAACATTATCACCAGAAGAGATGATAAGACGGATAGTAGAGCACTATCCTGATAAACATTTCAAGATGATCCGATACTACGGTTTTTTATCAATGCGTCGTCGTGGAGAAGCTCTGCCTAGAGTTTATGCAGCTTTAGGTATGACAATAGAAGCTGAGCCGAAAATGCCAGGGTATGCCGCAATGTTAAAAGGATATGTAAAAGTAGATCCGTACGAATGTATTTTATGTGAAAGTCGTCTGGTGTTTACGAATTTCCGAGTCGGAAATTCGGTCAATGATTTAGTCACCCATGCGATAGTTCAGTCAGAATTGAGGGCAGCATAATAAGGTTTGTAGGATAAGTGTATCTAAAACTCATGAAATAGGGCTAAAACAGTTATAAAATCCCCGATAATTATATTTTCGATACCTTTTAAAAAAACAGCGATGGTGAAATTGGCTTTTTTAGACGGGCCAATGCTAACTCAGCAACATTCAAATTCCTTACCTTGAACTTTGAGCATTATATGCCTGTTTAGTTCCTTTTCATGCGACAGAACCGATTTCCTTGTGTATTCTGGCCCTAGGTTATTCAGTCTTTATGTTGTTGTGGTCCTTACTCCCTGATCTCTACTTATTTGATAAAATACCAAGTCAAATGTTTGTGCTTCAGGTGTTTATTTTCTTTGTGATTTTGTTTTACAAGACTATAAGAAACAACTTTGTACGCTGTTATAAAGTTGAGCCGTTTGTTACAACGGCCTCTCTTGAAAGCACGTTCTTACCTGTGGTGTTTTTTATTGGGTTGCAATTTATACCAGACTATGCGTTTTCACTTTGTACCACCTTAATGTCCTTCTTTTTAATTTGGACATTAAGAGTAGAATGTAAATTTATGGAGTCATTGAAAAATGATTAAAGTAATAGTGTTATCTCTGAAAGATTCACCTCGTCGTGCAATCATCACAGAGAGACTAAAGAAACGTGGCATTACAGATTTCGAGTTCTATGATGCTTTTGATGCAAGAGCTATGGAAATATCGGATTTAGAGAAACTGTTCGACGTTAAAAGGTTCCGTGACACTTACGGGCGTGAACCTGCTAGGGGTGAGATTGGTTGTACTCTAAGCCACTTAGGTATTTGGAAGCGAATCTCCGAAAGCGATTGTGAGAATTGGATGGTACTAGAAGACGACGCAATACTTATGCCTTGGTTTGGTATCCTCTTTAGAGAAGGGAATTACCCTTCAAATCTGACGATTCTTGGACATTCAAAACTTAGTGTATGGAAAGGTTTTTTATCTAACATTAAGCGGATTGTTATTAAGCCTAATCTGATAGCTTCTGTTAGAAAGTTTGGATATCTACTTGGTGAGAAGAGTGAATATCATTGGTATGGTACTGTAGGTTTCGCTTTGCCTAAGGTTAGTGCAATCAAGTTGGACAAAGAACTTGGTACATACCCCTTCTTCTTAGCCGATGATTTCTTGATTTACAGTAAATATGTGACAATCAATCACGCGCACCCGTATTTCGTATATGAAGATTTTTCAGGATTAGAAAGTACGATTGAACATGAGCGAGTTATGAATAAAAAGGATTCGTAGTGAATAGTAATTTTGTTGGTTCTGTCGCATCTATATTGCAACTTTTATCAAAATTAGCTCTCAAAGCTCAATGTTTGGTTCTATCGCAAAGTTTAGGTTAAGTGCAAACGTGCCGAATTCTAGACACAATTATGCAGCAGGGTCCAGGGTCCACGCATGTTATTTACGCAGTGATTCCTAATATTTCGGGATATAATTTTTTAAAATAGCTTGAATTCGGTGTTTAGAAATGATCTTATACTGTTAACAAAACAGAAGAAGACAAAATGATGAATTACGACGAGTTTAAAGAGCATTTTAACATATTAAGCGATACACGTCAGTCGAGAAAATCGACGTATAATTTCTTTGAAGTAATGTTCCAAGTAGTTACCGCAATGTTGTGTGGAATGAAGACCTGGGATGAGATAGATACCTTTGGTGAAGAGAATTTAACGTGGTTTAGAAAATTTAGCGATTACTCTAATGGAGTACCGAGCCACGATACCATTGCTCGAATAGTTAGCTTGGTTGACCCAGATGAATTTTCAATTTGTTTTACACGGTGGTGCAATGATATTCAGTATGAAAAATCATTAGATACGACTCATGTAGCGATTGATGGGGAATCATTAAGAGGAACATATGACTATAGTAAAAACAAATACTTAACTCATATGGTAAATGCTTATTCTGTTGATACAGGCTTGGTTTTAGGTCAATTAAAAACAGATTCTAAGAGTAATGAAATTACGACAATTCCTGAAATACTAAAGCTAATTAAAGTTAAAAACAGAACTATTAGTCTTGATGCAATGGGCTGTCAGAGAACAATTGCAGCAGATATTGTTAATAGAGAAGGTGATTACTTATTAGCAGTGAAAGGTAACCAAGAACGCTTACATAATATGTTATTTAAATAAATTTTCTTTTGCTCAACTTGCTCAACTTGCTCATTTAGAGTGTGATAAATTTGAAACGGAAGAAGTCGGTAAGCGCGGAAGCAAAATGGTTAGGTCTTATTATGTTGTGCCATTTACAGAAGTATTTGGAGACTTCTCTGTTGATTGGAAAGGTCTAGAAAGTTTATGTATAGCAGTGACTTATAATAAACATAACAAAAGTAACTCAGGCTCTTTAGGTATTAGATATTTCATATCATCTAAGAAATTATCAGCAGAAGAGTTTGGTAAATTATGCCGAGGCCATTGGGGTGTAGAAAGCATGCATTGGTGGTTGGATAGCGTAATGAAAGAAGACGATAGCAAGATAATGTATCAGCATGCTGCAGAGAATTTATCTAGGATCCGCCAGATGTGTATGAACTTCATAAAATTGGTGAATTTAAAAGGAACGTTAAAGAAACGGCAGTTGAAATGTGCACTTAATACAGACTTTAGAGAGATGGTATTATTTGGCACTTAGCTGTAATTTAACATTTTGGCAACTCATGCGTGGACCCTGTGTCACCCCTTTGCTAAATATGATTGAAGAGATCTATCATGAGACTCGGGATTTTAAACAAGAGGCATTAAACCTTGGTATATCAAACGCGTTAATTTCGATGATTGATTCACATATATCTCAGCAATACCGCCAATTCAATAATTAAGGCGAGGAAGATCTCTTGCTTTTGATTTTATAGGAGCGAAGCGGTCTAGTTTCTAGTTAGCGCAGCGTATAGTTTCGAGTTATGTATCACCAACCCCTCCCAACCTCCCCTTATATCAACATTTTCAGCCAAGCGATTAGTTCGATAAAGGGGAGGAGCTAAAATCAAAAGCAAGCCTCTTTGAACTTTGCCAGCGAAGCGAACTTAATCCTAGTTTTTGCTCTTTAATTAACCACAGTATATACTCATATTTACCTGTTTATTCTTACAGTAGGCTTAGCATGACGTATCTCACCGACAAGTACCTCAATCCGTTTACAGACTTTGGCTTTAAAAAGCTGTTTGGCTCTGAGGCGAATAAAACCATTCTCATTGATTTCTTAAATACGTTATTAGAAGGAGAGGAATCAA
The Aliivibrio salmonicida LFI1238 genome window above contains:
- a CDS encoding IS91-like element ISVsa9 family transposase, producing MHAYKPLKQLFNSQNNWLKFLHNNKANLRAVVIENVTKMLSCGTAAFGSREYHCCNPDCTHIKYIHQTCKSRACSSCGMKATERWIQKQQHVFPECEYQHITFTLPNTLWPIFRHNRWLLNKLFKCAANILLGWAKDKGIDVGIFCALHTYGRKLNWNTHLHLSVTRGGICERTGLWKPIYFQMKTTEPCWRAAIVSLLGKAYDELDLSSEECPYIRNKTDWSRFLSSQYNRRWKLHFAKKTNNVKPTMNYLGRYLKRPPISASRLSHYAKGGMITFNYLDHRTGTTDSLTLSPEEMIRRIVEHYPDKHFKMIRYYGFLSMRRRGEALPRVYAALGMTIEAEPKMPGYAAMLKGYVKVDPYECILCESRLVFTNFRVGNSVNDLVTHAIVQSELRAA
- a CDS encoding MCP four helix bundle domain-containing protein is translated as MNNIKIRYLLLSIALIPIIGMMVILMVSLNQTDKINAQSTEIATNMLPSTKLLGSLNTQTSDFRLEESEMIILKDSTKTIDVYNKKLKEINEIIGKYRNFISSKQEGTLFDEFERTFKIYETESKKLITLIDEGRMEQAAKFHFTSHQKCYNDYSELLLALIDLNEKDSVAASNLGDELFNNSMIIIGLVFLGSITISIIVSFFIITRFEKSMKGISEGITSLSLGDLNNSSEVISGENELARLSKDYQGVISKLQGIVGGLFSVSEQVSSSSEELIVVMQNTAKNIQSELAQVEVISTAISELSSTR
- a CDS encoding outer membrane beta-barrel protein produces the protein MKTRFLPLLFLISSSVYAANHQIGVGIGYGGTEGSNDWTDSGFASKIDYSYQFHPNFSTEIGYAGIDGMTSNVISTAFDQSKQHVKYSTGYLGLKASLYPVSFFNIYALGGANYSNVEKTFTPTGQAERTVSHKGLNPYYGLGAEVVAFSTIGFNAEYRKFILANDFESDVFFAGLNLKF
- a CDS encoding IS91-like element ISVsa9 family transposase, which translates into the protein MHAYKPLKQLFNSQNNWLKFLHNNKANLRAVVIENVTKMLSCGTAAFGSREYHCCNPDCTHIKYIHQTCKSRACSSCGMKATERWIQKQQHVFPECEYQHITFTLPNTLWPIFRHNRLLNKLFKCAANILLGWAKDKGIDVGIFCALHTYGRKLNWNTHLHLSVTRGGICERTGLWKPIYFQMKTTEPCWRAAIVSLLGKAYYELDLSSEECPYIRNKTDWSRFLSSQYNRRWKLHFAKKTNNVKPTMNYLGRYLKRPPISASRLSHYAKGGMITFNYLDHRTGTTDSLTLSPEEMIRRIVEHYPDKHFKMIRYYGFLSMRRRGEALPRVYAALGMTIEAEPKMPGYAAMLKGYVKVDPYECILCESRLVFTNFRVGNSVNDLVTHAIVQSELRAA
- a CDS encoding glycosyltransferase family 25 protein; translation: MIKVIVLSLKDSPRRAIITERLKKRGITDFEFYDAFDARAMEISDLEKLFDVKRFRDTYGREPARGEIGCTLSHLGIWKRISESDCENWMVLEDDAILMPWFGILFREGNYPSNLTILGHSKLSVWKGFLSNIKRIVIKPNLIASVRKFGYLLGEKSEYHWYGTVGFALPKVSAIKLDKELGTYPFFLADDFLIYSKYVTINHAHPYFVYEDFSGLESTIEHERVMNKKDS
- a CDS encoding ISAs1 family transposase, encoding MMNYDEFKEHFNILSDTRQSRKSTYNFFEVMFQVVTAMLCGMKTWDEIDTFGEENLTWFRKFSDYSNGVPSHDTIARIVSLVDPDEFSICFTRWCNDIQYEKSLDTTHVAIDGESLRGTYDYSKNKYLTHMVNAYSVDTGLVLGQLKTDSKSNEITTIPEILKLIKVKNRTISLDAMGCQRTIAADIVNREGDYLLAVKGNQERLHNMLFK
- a CDS encoding ISAs1 family transposase, translated to MCYLNKFSFAQLAQLAHLECDKFETEEVGKRGSKMVRSYYVVPFTEVFGDFSVDWKGLESLCIAVTYNKHNKSNSGSLGIRYFISSKKLSAEEFGKLCRGHWGVESMHWWLDSVMKEDDSKIMYQHAAENLSRIRQMCMNFIKLVNLKGTLKKRQLKCALNTDFREMVLFGT